The Burkholderiales bacterium genome includes a window with the following:
- a CDS encoding CBS domain-containing protein yields the protein MITVQQLLDSKPHSVVTIAEEVPVQEALELMARHKISALPVVSGSRLAGIVSERDYIRKAVPKRVAPWDITVGEIMTRDVYTVARSDSINACMDLMCANRIRHLPVMHGEALVGMLSITDVLRALRGAPGA from the coding sequence ATGATCACCGTTCAGCAATTGCTCGATAGCAAGCCCCATAGCGTAGTAACGATCGCGGAGGAAGTCCCGGTTCAGGAAGCGCTCGAATTGATGGCGCGCCACAAGATCAGCGCACTGCCCGTAGTGAGCGGTTCCCGGCTCGCCGGCATCGTCTCCGAGCGCGACTACATTCGCAAGGCAGTGCCGAAACGCGTCGCGCCCTGGGACATCACGGTCGGGGAGATCATGACGCGCGACGTTTACACCGTCGCCAGAAGCGACTCGATCAACGCCTGCATGGACCTGATGTGCGCGAACCGCATACGCCATCTCCCGGTCATGCACGGCGAGGCATTGGTCGGCATGCTGTCGATTACAGATGTTCTCCGGGCGCTGCGCGGCGCACCGGGCGCTTGA